The Geotalea uraniireducens Rf4 genome window below encodes:
- a CDS encoding elongator complex protein 3 — translation MKQPIVPFFISHRGCPHKCVFCDQVKIAGAVGEFPTGTEILAKIASYRDSGRCRSVGVAFYGGTFTALSPAVQEGLLKPLQPLVASGEVGSIRVSTRPDAIDLQTVQFLREMGVKTVELGVQSMADDVLDLAGRGHTSADVARASRMLREAGLALGAQLMPGLPGDTSEKAMDSLARVIALQPDFLRIYPTLVIAGTKLADFYEIGSYRPLSIGTAVLLCKAMLHRAWKAAIPVIRMGLQPTAELETAGTVLAGPYHPAFRHLVEAELCFDLLRRMTSGMRRGSSVEIICAPSRISAVIGHKRGNVARLGQIYGLTVKNVRGDPALSPFEFSVERGGDRLHGDMIRDLEYG, via the coding sequence ATGAAGCAGCCGATTGTTCCATTCTTTATTTCCCACCGCGGTTGTCCCCACAAGTGTGTATTCTGTGACCAGGTCAAGATTGCGGGCGCCGTCGGGGAGTTCCCCACCGGAACGGAAATCCTTGCCAAAATTGCTTCTTACCGGGACTCCGGCAGATGTCGTTCCGTGGGGGTCGCCTTTTACGGCGGTACTTTCACCGCGCTTTCGCCGGCTGTGCAGGAAGGGCTTCTGAAACCGCTGCAGCCGCTCGTTGCCTCAGGCGAGGTCGGGTCGATAAGGGTTTCCACCAGGCCGGATGCGATCGATTTACAGACCGTCCAGTTCTTGCGGGAAATGGGAGTCAAGACCGTGGAGTTGGGGGTACAGTCCATGGCCGATGACGTTCTTGACCTTGCCGGTCGCGGTCACACCTCTGCCGATGTGGCGCGAGCCAGCCGTATGCTGCGGGAGGCCGGACTTGCTCTGGGGGCTCAGCTGATGCCGGGTCTTCCCGGTGATACGTCGGAAAAGGCCATGGATTCCTTAGCGCGGGTCATTGCCCTCCAGCCGGATTTTCTCCGCATCTATCCCACGCTGGTCATTGCCGGCACGAAACTGGCGGATTTCTATGAAATCGGCTCCTATCGGCCCCTCTCCATCGGAACCGCCGTGCTGCTCTGCAAGGCCATGCTTCACCGTGCGTGGAAGGCGGCTATTCCGGTGATTCGCATGGGGCTGCAACCTACGGCGGAACTGGAAACGGCCGGGACCGTCCTTGCTGGTCCCTATCACCCCGCCTTTCGCCATCTCGTGGAGGCGGAACTCTGTTTTGACCTTCTCCGCAGGATGACGAGCGGTATGCGCCGCGGATCTTCCGTTGAAATCATCTGCGCCCCATCCAGGATTTCGGCAGTGATCGGCCACAAGCGGGGAAATGTGGCGCGCCTTGGACAAATCTACGGCCTGACGGTGAAGAATGTCCGGGGCGATCCGGCCCTGTCCCCCTTTGAGTTTTCCGTTGAACGGGGCGGAGACAGGCTGCATGGAGATATGATCAGGGATCTGGAATACGGGTGA
- the rnc gene encoding ribonuclease III, with product MTDDRSNLLAGLESAINYHFADRSLLTEALTHRSFVNESGGKWTKDNQRLEFFGDAVIDFLLSRMLLERFPDSREGALTKIRASLVDEGSLASLAEEIGLGAFLKLGRGEERSGGRRKRSLLADAYEALMAAVYLDGGIEPVQRLVEAHFARLMAGREVLSAGRDYKTEFQELAHALRGSMPRYVLRGISGPDHERSFTVALFIGDERMGEGAGRSKKEAEQAAAREGIARLESIRITPS from the coding sequence ATGACCGACGACAGAAGTAACTTACTTGCAGGACTGGAAAGCGCCATCAACTATCATTTTGCCGACCGCTCCCTTTTGACTGAAGCCTTGACCCACCGTTCCTTTGTCAACGAAAGCGGCGGTAAGTGGACTAAGGACAATCAGCGACTCGAATTTTTCGGCGACGCTGTCATCGATTTTCTCTTGAGCCGGATGCTTCTCGAACGGTTTCCCGACAGCCGGGAAGGGGCCCTGACCAAGATCAGGGCCTCGCTGGTGGACGAGGGGAGCCTGGCGTCACTTGCCGAAGAGATCGGCCTGGGCGCTTTTCTGAAGCTCGGCCGCGGTGAGGAGAGAAGTGGCGGGCGGAGGAAGCGGTCGCTCCTGGCCGATGCCTATGAAGCGCTCATGGCAGCCGTCTATCTGGATGGCGGCATCGAGCCCGTTCAACGACTCGTCGAAGCACATTTTGCCCGTTTAATGGCCGGTCGCGAAGTTTTGTCTGCGGGCAGGGATTATAAGACCGAATTTCAGGAACTGGCCCATGCGTTGCGCGGCTCCATGCCGCGCTATGTCCTGCGGGGGATATCGGGACCTGACCATGAGCGGAGTTTTACCGTTGCGTTATTCATCGGCGACGAGCGGATGGGGGAAGGGGCCGGCCGGAGCAAGAAAGAGGCGGAACAGGCAGCGGCGCGGGAGGGGATTGCGCGCCTGGAATCGATTCGCATCACCCCGTCATGA